A single genomic interval of Alteromonas sp. BL110 harbors:
- a CDS encoding DsrE family protein produces the protein MTKGIGSASLGLVVALCMTGQASAKPEFEYGPVFSSFGKHAPVEDVSFTENQTFEVAFDVAKAASPGEVNRKFESLARFINMHVANGVKPENLSLALVVHGSATEEMLKTELFKQRKGQPNGNEVLLTALIEQGVKVIVCGQSAAAHGVEKSALIDGVVMDLSAMTAHARLAQKGYSVNPF, from the coding sequence ATGACAAAAGGAATCGGCAGCGCGTCACTTGGTTTGGTAGTGGCATTGTGTATGACGGGGCAAGCTTCAGCTAAACCAGAATTTGAATATGGCCCAGTGTTTAGCTCTTTCGGAAAACATGCGCCAGTTGAAGACGTTAGTTTTACTGAAAATCAGACATTCGAGGTTGCATTTGACGTAGCTAAAGCTGCAAGCCCTGGTGAGGTTAACCGTAAGTTTGAGTCGCTGGCTCGTTTTATCAATATGCATGTAGCTAACGGTGTGAAGCCGGAAAATCTTTCGCTTGCGCTCGTGGTTCACGGTTCTGCCACAGAAGAAATGTTAAAGACTGAACTCTTCAAACAGCGCAAGGGGCAACCTAACGGCAATGAAGTTCTACTTACTGCTTTGATAGAGCAAGGCGTTAAAGTGATAGTGTGCGGGCAGTCTGCTGCGGCTCATGGCGTTGAAAAAAGCGCCTTGATAGACGGAGTGGTAATGGACCTATCAGCCATGACAGCCCATGCTCGCCTGGCGCAAAAAGGGTACTCGGTTAACCCATTTTAG